ATTTATCCACAACAGTTTATTGTGAGTAAAGTAGTAGGTAAAAGtgcaaattaaaatttcaaatGAGTGCAAATGATGTATGGCATAATTTAGATTCTGTGAGAATGTGGATGTAGTTTTTCTGCTGTAATTAGAGCATTATAATTGCACAGCAGACTTGTAATTCGTTCTAAacctgttgttttgtgttgtagTCCTTGTGAAGAGCGAGCCACTGACGTCCATGTGATGTGTGTTAGTTTTATAGCAACGTTATCCTATAaagtctgcagcagtgtttgttgtgtgcGGTAATCCTCCATCACAGAGATAGATAGAACACATAACACTTACTACATGTGTGAGGATTGTATTAGGTACAAAACCCTAAATAAAGAATTGCATTCACCTAAGTCACATTGTAGGATTACTTTCTCAGGGGAAGGCAGTCGGTCTCTGAGCTGAAGGGCTCCTGTGTTAGGACTGTTCCCTCCCTAGGTCCAAGATATATCATGTCGACCGCCATTGGGAATTGGGCCAACTGGATTTTACAGCTGTTCTAATGACAGACAACAAACTACTGCTGTAAAGGATTTTTGTCAGTGACCTGTGGAAACTGCCCAGTAGTACTTGTTACTGCCTGATCGTAAAGACCtatagaaagaaaaaatcctTCTCACATGGCAGTCATAATAAGGAAACGGTGGTTAAAGAGACCTCGACTTCAACTTCAAAATAAAGATATTGAAAGAGTCTGTTGTGCATTATACACACTTTGCtgttgatactttaagtacaacAAAGGAAGGCTCAAATGTCATATGTGATATTATGGGATGGCATATAAACAGCACGCCACTTTCAGGACAGACATTTGCCCactttgactgactgacaatCCAGCCTTGGTCAATACGGGGAcccaacaaaaacataatgctTGACTGCACAACCACAATTTACACGTTTTCACAGTTAACCAACATtgaaacactgtgtgtatgttaaaacaaaatgcacataAGAACAGCCTGTGTCTATTTGTACCTTTTGTTTGCCTCGGCTTATTTTATACAAGTTGCATGACTGGTTTGTCCTTCTGAAAAGACCTAAAGGATCTTGGGAGCAGGATGTtcaccataaaaaaaaaatctgcttttacGGTGCTTTATCATCACAGTACAGCAGTGGATTCCCTGCACAACAGCTGAAGTACTTGATTGTAAGATGAACAGAGAAataaggaaaagagaaaatcagagaagagctggagacagaggacagtgGGCCAGTAAAACAGAATATGTTCTGGTTGTTGCAGGAACTATGGTCGGTCTGGGGAACGTGTGGAGGTTTCCTTACCTCTGCTACAAGAATGGAGGAGGTGAattttgctattattattattgacattttcttttgatgagAGATTTCTGAATTAAGGCTTATGGTTTAATCCAGGGGCCTTTCTGGTGCCGTACTGTCTGTTAGCTGTGGTGTGTGGGATACCTCTGTTTCTGCTGGAGACTTCAGTCGGTCAGTACACCCAGGAAGGATTCATCACCTGCTGGAGGAAACTGTGTCCACTGGCACAAGGTGAGAGGACGTGTGCTCAGGTAAAAGATTCAAAATCAACaggagaaaaagtaaaaaagaaattatgCTGTTCTGATGTGTCTCAAAACTAATTTTTAATTAACTCCTCAGTTAGACATGAAAcacttttctatttttatttcaggGATTGGATATGGATATCTCATAATAAACCTTTATGCCTTCAGCTACATATTAGTCCAGGCTTGGGCTCTCTTTTACCTGGTGTTCTCATTCAGATCTCAGCTCCCATGGGCCAGCTGTAACAACACCTGGAACACAGGTAAACTTAAGGTATAGATTTTACCTACAGTGTCCTGAGTGATCATAGGTACAAGCATATGTATAATTTGTCTTCTCACTGGATGAATTTGTCTCTCTAAATATCATGCTGTAATGTAGCTGATGCAACCATTATAGCATTATATTACATGACAatgcttcctcccacagtcacCATTATGAAATCTCTTTGTTCCCTAACCCAGCTAACTGCCTTGGTCTTCAGTCTTTCAATTCATCGACTCCATCAGGAAATCAAACCACCTCTGCTGCAATTGAGTTCTGGGAGTAAGTCTAACTAATAAGGAAATTTAAATTACTCTCTTATTACTTCACTCTGCACTCTTACTCTTCAAATATTTGGAAATTGATTGCTGGTTACTAGCTTTCCAATTCAAATAATAGTATTTACAATATCAGAATGATGCAACTAGAATATGTGCAACTGCTTGTGTATTCCGTGTTTGCAGCATGTTTCAGTATTAGCTTGCATTGTGGGTGTGTATGTAATGGTACGAATGAGAATGGCCCAAATTATCAGAATTTTGTCTGCGGTACTGTATCAGTATCCAACACTTCGTAAGAATTGACATAAAAAGTTAAGActggttttttgttttattgctccTCCTCTCAGACGGAGGGTGCTGGTCGTGTCTGGAGGTATCGAGGAGCTGGGCAGTGTGAGATGGGAGCTGGCTCTCTGTCTTCTGGCCTGCTGGGTGTTCTGCTACTTTAGTATTTGGAAAGGTGTCAGATCTTCTGGAAAGGTCAGTGGAAATATTCTAAGAATTTAAACTATATTATCATATTAAGATATTATTTAtatgttaaattaaattgaaCATTTCCTGTTCTGTTTAGGTAGCATACGTCACAGCCCCTTTCCCTTATGTGATGCTCCTGATACTGCTCATCAGAGGCCTGACTCTACCCGGAGCTTGGGAAGGAATCTACTTTTACCTGTATCCAGATCTGAACCAGCTGACAAACCTTGAGGTGAACGGTTTGATTCTAACtttagcttgtttttttttttgtaaattataTTGATTAGAGGCGTTTGATTTGGATGATTACTGCAGACATGTGCATTAGATCTTAGCCCAGTTGAGAGGCTGTACGGGACTtctgtgctttgagctaaatgctaatgtcacaTTGTTAACATACTGATGATTAGCAGGTATAATTTTTACCATGTTTGCTATCTTAGTACAGTGTTTGAGTATGCTAATATGTGTTAAGttgcactaaacacaaagtgcaactgaggctgatgggataCAATGGTGTGAGATAAACAGTCAAGGAACCAAAAACATAAATGTGAACCTCAAGGATAAACGTTAGAGAATAACCACAGTCAATAACActtgtctgtacaaaatttaatggcaatttattcagtgtttgttgaGATACTTCACTCTGGACAAAAGTGGTGGATCGACTGACCGATCAGCCAAGTGGCATGGCTGAAAATGCAATTTTCTATTAGCTGAATAGTTACGAGAGTTTGTATTTTTCCTGACACTGCAGGTCTGGATAGAGGCAGCATCTCAAATATTTTACTCTTATAACGTGGCTGTAGGGACTCTACATGTTCTGGGCAGCTACTGTGATTACACCAACAACTGCTACAAGTAAGTGCAAATTAGATATCACATCAACTTTCTCCTATATTGAGATTAGAGGTAGGTTTCCCCATCATATATTATACTTTACTATCCAGTTTGTTTAGACTACTTTAGAATGtcaaaacaataataacaagGATTGTGTATCTGTCTTACCTTGATCTCTAGGGACTGCTATTGGCTCTGTCTGCTGAACAGTGGAACCAGTTTTGTTGCTGGATTCGTCGTTTTCTCTGTCCTTGGATTCATGGCTCAGAAACAGGGTGTTAATGTTGATAATGTGGCTGAGTCAGGTATAACTATTTGTATACATATGTTAATGTTTGacaaatatacagcacattaGTACTGATTCTCTTCTTGTTTAATTCTAATACACAGGTCCAGGTTTGGCCTTCATTACTTACCCTCAAGCAACAGCTCTGATGCCTCTGCCACAGCTCTGGACCGCCTGCTTTTTCCTGATGCTCATTATGTTGGGTGTCGACACACATGTAAGACTGCTGTGCTATTCATTCATGAACTGTAGTTGATGgctgaaatgtaaacacaaaatcacaatgTTATCTCATTTCATTTTGCCCCCCAGTTTGTGTCAGTAGAGGGTGTTATCACCTCTGTGGGCGACTTGTTTCCGAAGCTTTTTCGGACACCAGTGAGGCACGAGATCTTTGTCCTCttcatctgttcatttttcttcctcataCATCTGATCCTGGTCACTGAGGTAAAGACaatacagacataaaaaagcatattttaatttaaaaaatattgtaagatgtattgttattttataaatgtttattaatcagctgttctttgtcttttctaGGGAGGCATTTACGTATTCCAGCTTATTGATTATTACAGTTGTACTAGAGCCTGCCAGGACTTTATGGCTGTGTGTCAATGCCTGGCTATGGGCTGGATTTTTGGTGAGTAAAAATCACTTACTAATTACTTAATGCGTCTTGGAAGGTTGAGAATACTTTTTTGGAACTCCATAGTTAGTGTTTACTACCTTCAGGCAGGGGTAgatatgtaatccctccagTGAGCTCTGGGTCTAACCCAGGGTCTTCTCCCAGTTGAACgtgcccagaaaacctccaaaggaaggtgCCTTCGAGGTATCCTAATTGGATAGCCGAACAGATCTACTCTGAGCTCCCTGCGGATGTTCAAGTTCTGAGAAACTGGGAGAAACTGCCATAATTATATCAATCAAAACGATccaatatctatctatctatactTCCATCAGGTGCTGACAACTTTTCTAACATCATCAAGGATATGACAGGACAGAGACCGtctgttttctttaaactgtGCTGGAAATACATCATTCCTCCCCTGATGATGGTGAGTCAAAGTTAAATTACCACATCGAACAGGTGGTCCCTCCCAACTGGCTGCCAATGATCTCACATACTTTCTTCAACTTTTGCCGTTTCCTCACCAAGTGAATTCAACTTTGTCTTCCAGTGACCGTGCAGTACAACTACATTTGGTTGCTTTGCATGTAAATTTTAGATATGTACCTTCAAGTTTCATTCCAACAGCATTACAAGCAAACGTCATGCCTATAGTGACGCAGAGGCAGCATTATTTTATGGGTTGTCCATCCGTCCATACTGTTTTTCTGAATGCAATATCTAAGTAGCACCATGATGTAATTTTCtccaaatttggtacaaatgttcACTAGGACTcatggatgaactgattagagtttggtggtcaaaggtttTTGGCCACAACTCAATAATTCACACAGTAATTCAACTTATGGAATAATGTATTCGGCTCGGTTGTTATGGATTTGTTTTACCCATGAATGACACATTTAAGTATGCCCCTGATAATTCTCACCCTCACAGATTTCCTTCATCGTGTACCTGGTGGATTATAAACACCTTGAGGTAAACGACTGGTATATTTACCCTGACTGGGCGTACGCATTAGGATGGGCCAtgactctctcctctgttctcatGGTGCCACTGTGGGCAGCTGGACAGATGTGTTTAGCTTCGGGAACTTTCAGAGAGGTCAGTGTTCAAAGAAGAAGAGTTTTGGATCATGTATCATGAGAAAAATAGACACCAGTGTCgcaaaacaatcaaacaacaaCCCTAAAAACCTCAACAAAGAGTGGCTGAAAGTTGTGGATAGTGACAGTGGAAAACAGCACCAACTGTATTACTTCAAAGTTGTAAAGTTATTATGTAAAGTCACCtcttttttcctgctttccAGCGTTTGTCCATCCTTTGTCGTCCCGTCAAAGCTCCAGCCTGGCAGGCGGAAACCAGAaaactgagaggaggaggagactgttGAACTAAAGACATCTGCAGCTTAATATGACCTGCAATGTGACATTAACTACATATTTCAGCTGTCATATAAGCTTCTAGTAATCAATGATAAAGAGCTACAGTCTTACAATATCTAACTGTAACTCAAATACCTTGGGGTTAAGGCTGTTTGTCAGTAGAAAAGAACTAATTTGAAGGTGTGATCTCATGTTTGGAGACCTACTATGGGGATATCTAAATACTCTCTAGaagcaattaatcaaatttaaCAAATGGTACATTGACACCAAAAGTAATAATTAGTTGCATCCTTACATCTTATATGATTGTGGTGAGGATGTGGTGCATTTGACCATGGTCACTTTATTAAGTGTGGACATGCTTAGCTACCACCAGGTTTGAAATGGTTAAGGGATATGTGCAGTATTTTTTAACCAGGgccttattttcttattttaaaaaagtctaTATAATAAGTCACGTATAATAATTcacattggattacattgcagcagatATTTGCGGTGGCCTGGTATAGTGTCCCACGATTACCCAaagaacatgagaaaataaggccctgattaaaaaataccagaattatcctttaagcaAATCAAAGTaccaacatttattttctacatttcagGTTTTTGAAATACATTTAGAGCAATTTACAGTGAGTGATGCTGCAGTAGTCCTGACTGAGAAAAAACctttcaaacagaaatattgTGTGCCATATGGATCCTCCTGAtgtatgaaaaataaagtataatagaaaaaaaaattggtaCACCTCTATCCTCTGAGAATATGGCGATTGAAAAGCAAAGATACAGTAATGTCTTTTTCTATAATTAGTATCAACATTGTTGTAACACTTGCAATTTCTTCTCAAACTGAAATCGTGTCACCTTCCTTCAGTTATCATTTTAAACACCTTTATGTCCATTTTGAGGCGAGATTTATGTTTAGCTTCAGTGTCCAACAATGTTTATTGAGAAGGTCTTATATTCgcattttaaactgtaaatttaACATCTTTGTCATCCAGAAAAAGACGCTCCCACATGTTGTCCTTACGATGTGTTTCAGGGTCAGTTGAGATCATTACACAAAGTCTGTAGCAGTGCTTGTTGTTCCTTAGTGCTGATGTAAGTGTCCGATGTTGTCTTCTGTTATTTCTTTTGGAAAAATCCCATAATGGAAGCTTGTTTAGTTCCTTTATTTGCGTTGGCAGACATTTtcttctgacttttcttctcACCCTCTTTGCTACTTGCTGGTAGTTTTGCAGGGACGGGACCCTTTGGAGCTTGTTTGGTGGCCTGAGCATCGTCTTCTGCCTCAGAGTACGATTCACTCTCGTAGCCTTTCTCGGTcactgtggagaaaaaagattaaaagtaaaaattatTCTGAATGTATATTGACCACTGTGTTAATATATTTCAAACATTGTTGTAAGACACCAAAGTTGTAAAGATACGAATACAAAGTtctttaaagttgttttttggtttttgtagaAAGAAGATTTAACAAATTTAATCCAGTTAGAAGTCGAGTTTTCACTCCTTTGTTTTTCATACCGATGCATCCTTCGTCGTCCACAAAGGTGCGAGATTTCAGGACCCGTCTCCTCTTCCTTATCTTCACTTCAGAGACACCCTgctgcagaacaaaaacacattaaaacatgactGTTCAATGAGCCATTCAGTGTTAAATACAAAAGGTTTCATCAAAGTCTAATTAGTGGAATAAATGGATTTACAGTTGCACAATTATTACGTCAACACAACGATATTGAACATGTACATGTGAATGTGAAACGGACTCGACCTCCTTGACAGGACTTGGTGATTTTTCCCTTGTCTCCATCTGCTGTGGAGAATCTGGAATAACTGGACAGGTGAACAAATATTAGTTTTCTAGGACTGAACTTGAAAGGGCTTTTAAAATGTCCCATTTTCATGATTCTTCCTTGTTCAAGGTCTTGAATTTTCTGGTTTTACAATATGATTAAGCTTAACTAGCACAACAAAATGTGTCAGGAAAATTAACAACAATTTATATTTCTTCACTCCCAATTTATAATTTATCATGTCAGGACCATTTTTCACTTAAAATGATCATtaagtttttcaaaataatgcagaaataaacagctCACCATCTTCATCGCTGCTGTCTGGTTCAGGTTTCTTAATCCTCcgcctttttttcttctccattttttcctcctcactgtcagAATCTTCAATTCGCTtggttttgctttaaaaaaaacaataaagactttaattaatacatttaaagcaATTTTTATTCCACCTTTTGCAATGAACCTTTAGATTTCTAAGTCTTTCAAGACAAGAGATGTTAAATCCAAGCACAGAGTCTTCGGTGCTCTCTTCTAATTTTATGAGAATAaaattattactatttatttatttgaaaggAATATTTTAGCTGATTTTCcgcatgaacacacaaacacacaaacaaacacctcCTGGAATCTTTCTTAATGTCTTTTGGTGAttccactgcagcagcttcGTGTTTTTCTTCAGGCTGTGAACCCTGGtgttgctgctctgctgtgcttAACGTCTGAGCTGCTTCCTCCACCTTCACAGTTTTGTTGTCAGGTTTCTCTGAAGACGTGACAAAGAGAAAATTTAGtaatcaaatttttttttttaaagtctacATTCAACAGAATCCCTGCTTTATACAAACATACTAAACTAAATTAGATATTACTCACTTGCTGTTTGAGTCCCAAAAAAGTTAATCATCGGATTGGTTTTTGCAGCTGGTTTGCTTTTGGGGGCATCAGCCTAGAATACAAAGCACAATTAGAAACATCTGAGATGGAAATATTGTGAGCTGAATAATTCATGATGGAAAGTGGTGTTTATCAAAGTtcaaaagagacagagaatagAGATAAACAATACTGTGTAATGCCACCTAACTGTGAAGGTCAGTACTTAAAACcatataaaacacattaacaaaaacactgcatgtcCTAATAAAGAGCGAATCCTTCCATCAAAGGACACAAAGCCATACCACAGGTGCATCTTCCTTCTGTTCCAACTTGACCTCTTTGCCACTGTCCTGGTTCTTGGGAGCAGCTTTATTTCCAAACATTCCCATGATGCCTTTTGGCGGTTTGGTGGATGGTTTCGAAGCCAGATTAGCCTCTCCGTTCATGCcagttttttttactgcagGCTCTGGTGTAGGCGCCCGCtgcatttctctcctctgctgcagctccagagaGGACATGGGCACTGCACTGGTGCAGTGGATCGCACTGTATCTACAAAACCAAGTGAAAAGAAACGTTCAACTCTCAGTTAAACAGAagacatttctgctgttttttctacTGCCACAACAACAAGATCAACGTACTTGCTGCAGTTCTTCAGGTTGTCTTTCACGGCATCATAGTCGACGCTGTAGAGGGGGCTGCTGTCTTTCAGTAAAGCTTTCTGGACACTGTAGACATGGACACTCACAATCAAGCTCATCTTGGCTTTgaaatctgcaaaataaaacacctgaaGTTAGACATCACTGCATCTTCTACTACAGATAACAAACTCTAGGACTCAAGTGTTTAATAATGGTGGTTCTTATAATAAACTGCCAGAAAAATTAGTATAATTCAGTAAATACTGTGCAGTGCTCTGGGAAACAGTCTTTACACACCTTCCAGTTGGTCCTCTCTGACAACTGATATCTTGTGGCTCTGAAAAGCAAACACAGTGtcagtgaaataaatcaaaacagaagGAAGTTGGTTTGTGTGTCCAGAAAGATGCAAACTATGCCAACACAGCTCCTGTTACTCACCG
The DNA window shown above is from Lates calcarifer isolate ASB-BC8 linkage group LG4, TLL_Latcal_v3, whole genome shotgun sequence and carries:
- the pold3 gene encoding DNA polymerase delta subunit 3 isoform X4; its protein translation is MDELYLDNIDEFVNDHNKIVTYKWLSLTLGVHVNTAKQMLYHYLDHKRKESSAQLHATYLVSGKFVDNGQTSHKISVVREDQLEDFKAKMSLIVSVHVYSVQKALLKDSSPLYSVDYDAVKDNLKNCSKYSAIHCTSAVPMSSLELQQRREMQRAPTPEPAVKKTGMNGEANLASKPSTKPPKGIMGMFGNKAAPKNQDSGKEVKLEQKEDAPVADAPKSKPAAKTNPMINFFGTQTAKKPDNKTVKVEEAAQTLSTAEQQHQGSQPEEKHEAAAVESPKDIKKDSRSKTKRIEDSDSEEEKMEKKKRRRIKKPEPDSSDEDVIPDSPQQMETREKSPSPVKEGVSEVKIRKRRRVLKSRTFVDDEGCIVTEKGYESESYSEAEDDAQATKQAPKGPVPAKLPASSKEGEKKSQKKMSANANKGTKQASIMGFFQKK
- the pold3 gene encoding DNA polymerase delta subunit 3 isoform X3, producing MDELYLDNIDEFVNDHNKIVTYKWLSLTLGVHVNTAKQMLYHYLDHKRKESSAQLHATYLVSGKFVDNGQTSHKISVVREDQLEDFKAKMSLIVSVHVYSVQKALLKDSSPLYSVDYDAVKDNLKNCSKYSAIHCTSAVPMSSLELQQRREMQRAPTPEPAVKKTGMNGEANLASKPSTKPPKGIMGMFGNKAAPKNQDSGKEVKLEQKEDAPVADAPKSKPAAKTNPMINFFGTQTAKKPDNKTVKVEEAAQTLSTAEQQHQGSQPEEKHEAAAVESPKDIKKDSRSKTKRIEDSDSEEEKMEKKKRRRIKKPEPDSSDEDVIPDSPQQMETREKSPSPVKEQGVSEVKIRKRRRVLKSRTFVDDEGCIVTEKGYESESYSEAEDDAQATKQAPKGPVPAKLPASSKEGEKKSQKKMSANANKGTKQASIMGFFQKK
- the pold3 gene encoding DNA polymerase delta subunit 3 isoform X2; its protein translation is MDELYLDNIDEFVNDHNKIVTYKWLSLTLGVHVNTAKQMLYHYLDHKRKESSAQLHATYLVSGKFVDNGQTSHKISVVREDQLEDFKAKMSLIVSVHVYSVQKALLKDSSPLYSVDYDAVKDNLKNCSKYSAIHCTSAVPMSSLELQQRREMQRAPTPEPAVKKTGMNGEANLASKPSTKPPKGIMGMFGNKAAPKNQDSGKEVKLEQKEDAPVADAPKSKPAAKTNPMINFFGTQTAKKPDNKTVKVEEAAQTLSTAEQQHQGSQPEEKHEAAAVESPKDIKKDSRSKTKRIEDSDSEEEKMEKKKRRRIKKPEPDSSDEDVIPDSPQQMETREKSPSPVKEVESVSHSHGVSEVKIRKRRRVLKSRTFVDDEGCIVTEKGYESESYSEAEDDAQATKQAPKGPVPAKLPASSKEGEKKSQKKMSANANKGTKQASIMGFFQKK
- the pold3 gene encoding DNA polymerase delta subunit 3 isoform X1, with amino-acid sequence MDELYLDNIDEFVNDHNKIVTYKWLSLTLGVHVNTAKQMLYHYLDHKRKESSAQLHATYLVSGKFVDNGQTSHKISVVREDQLEDFKAKMSLIVSVHVYSVQKALLKDSSPLYSVDYDAVKDNLKNCSKYSAIHCTSAVPMSSLELQQRREMQRAPTPEPAVKKTGMNGEANLASKPSTKPPKGIMGMFGNKAAPKNQDSGKEVKLEQKEDAPVADAPKSKPAAKTNPMINFFGTQTAKKPDNKTVKVEEAAQTLSTAEQQHQGSQPEEKHEAAAVESPKDIKKDSRSKTKRIEDSDSEEEKMEKKKRRRIKKPEPDSSDEDVIPDSPQQMETREKSPSPVKEVESVSHSHQGVSEVKIRKRRRVLKSRTFVDDEGCIVTEKGYESESYSEAEDDAQATKQAPKGPVPAKLPASSKEGEKKSQKKMSANANKGTKQASIMGFFQKK